In one window of Bdellovibrio bacteriovorus W DNA:
- a CDS encoding pyrrolidone-carboxylate peptidase (COG2039 Pyrrolidone-carboxylate peptidase (N-terminal pyroglutamyl peptidase)) translates to MSKILITGFVRFLGEPINPTHIILDNLQAESPNIETLLLPVSFQHSWRLLETKLAGKEYDYVIMLGQAGGREQIEFERVALNWIETAHPDEDGVIPRLGKIGIGPDVHFTTLPILEVIHALKAQSIPARVSLSAGGYVCNYLYYNCLQYLANSSLKTKACFIHVPYLPTQIVGKSSKTPSMPLSTMLEAIKITVETLIKK, encoded by the coding sequence TTGAGTAAAATCCTGATCACAGGTTTTGTGAGGTTCTTGGGGGAGCCTATCAATCCCACTCACATCATACTAGACAATCTACAAGCAGAGTCCCCGAATATCGAGACTCTGCTTTTGCCTGTGAGTTTCCAACATAGTTGGCGATTGCTAGAAACAAAGTTGGCGGGCAAAGAATACGACTATGTGATTATGCTAGGGCAGGCCGGTGGCAGAGAGCAAATCGAGTTCGAGAGGGTGGCCTTGAATTGGATTGAAACAGCTCATCCAGATGAAGATGGTGTGATCCCTAGACTGGGAAAAATTGGGATTGGGCCCGATGTTCACTTTACAACGTTACCTATCTTAGAAGTTATTCACGCACTCAAGGCACAGTCGATCCCTGCTAGGGTATCACTCAGTGCTGGAGGGTATGTCTGTAATTACCTCTATTATAACTGCCTTCAGTATCTAGCAAACTCGTCTTTAAAGACAAAAGCTTGCTTTATTCACGTTCCTTATCTTCCTACGCAAATTGTGGGAAAGTCTTCTAAGACCCCGTCCATGCCCCTTTCTACGATGCTGGAAGCTATTAAAATCACTGTAGAAACACTTATTAAAAAATAG
- a CDS encoding putative periplasmic protein cpxP (COG3678 P pilus assembly/Cpx signaling pathway, periplasmic inhibitor/zinc-resistance associated protein) translates to MIHFKRLLILSLFISLVTPFAEARGGKGKMKHGDPTEMDYKFHPEKMRELGLTDEQTEKLKTLRQKNKEDHRKSKEEMMATKKQFRELMKSNASREEILNSFKAMNEKKRELEQKRFEGMLDAREILTPEQRAKLFSKEK, encoded by the coding sequence ATGATCCACTTTAAAAGACTTTTAATACTTTCTTTATTTATCTCCTTAGTGACTCCTTTTGCAGAGGCTCGAGGTGGCAAAGGGAAGATGAAACACGGAGACCCAACTGAGATGGATTATAAATTCCATCCTGAAAAAATGCGGGAACTTGGTTTGACGGATGAGCAAACAGAGAAGCTCAAAACTTTGCGCCAAAAGAATAAAGAGGACCATCGCAAATCGAAAGAAGAAATGATGGCCACAAAGAAACAGTTCCGAGAGCTGATGAAATCAAATGCTTCAAGAGAAGAGATTTTAAACTCTTTCAAGGCAATGAATGAGAAAAAGCGTGAGCTTGAACAGAAGCGATTTGAAGGTATGTTAGATGCACGCGAGATATTAACTCCTGAACAAAGAGCAAAACTTTTTTCAAAAGAGAAATAG
- a CDS encoding RNA polymerase sigma-E factor (COG1595 DNA-directed RNA polymerase specialized sigma subunit, sigma24 homolog): MIGSSQQDFIDFYSSHADKVRGIIFRIAGESALKDLTQDTFLKAWENRHKFRGESLASTWLYRIAYNCALDFLRKNRKANSVESVIEEMIDPQVDIQNRNLVETAIKELSEEQRVVVLLHYIEDFSLREVSEILEIPEGTVKSRLSYARKVMNEIMTERSLSNAGR, from the coding sequence GTGATTGGATCAAGCCAGCAAGACTTTATAGATTTCTATTCCTCTCACGCAGACAAGGTGAGGGGGATAATCTTTCGGATCGCTGGAGAGTCCGCACTCAAAGACTTGACCCAAGATACTTTTCTAAAGGCTTGGGAGAATCGTCACAAGTTCAGGGGAGAATCTCTAGCATCGACTTGGCTTTACCGTATTGCGTATAACTGTGCTTTAGATTTTTTAAGAAAAAATAGAAAGGCGAATTCTGTTGAAAGCGTCATCGAAGAAATGATCGACCCTCAGGTGGATATTCAGAATCGCAATCTTGTAGAGACTGCCATCAAAGAACTCTCAGAGGAACAAAGGGTGGTGGTTCTACTTCATTATATCGAAGACTTTTCATTGCGCGAAGTTTCTGAAATCTTAGAAATACCTGAGGGCACGGTAAAATCACGCCTAAGCTATGCTCGTAAGGTGATGAATGAGATTATGACGGAAAGGAGTCTCTCAAATGCAGGACGATAA
- a CDS encoding outer membrane protein (COG2885 Outer membrane protein and related peptidoglycan-associated (lipo)proteins) → MKKIILSTMLISGVSAVALANQQSPTSSALEFSRTEVETKPQGLMPFLGIGGGYTGYENANSAEGVPANLKLLGSYYLPGSNVVLDLGYGVNNQQYSQSSGTSLDTSQTSGVLEFAARYRWDSKWQAGIVANQIYEQGPELSADQADAHFVGLQALREFNMTPSWLARVGARAMTLTNNTDGNVMMYMIDLQMGWNPNAYATSVRQTSYNPNDEFDNMAMNDESAEYARPVAGVTPGSAFANEVTLTSLIPSDSNIEFRTSQASISSADEKRLAEIAKVLADNKDLYDRVEVRGYADATGPAEFNQHLSQERANKVTSVLRQNGLSAAEVISVGKGASDTSGILSQDRRAELVFVGVKNEEKLREALSTVE, encoded by the coding sequence ATGAAAAAAATTATACTCTCAACAATGCTCATCTCGGGGGTGAGTGCAGTTGCTCTTGCGAATCAACAATCCCCAACAAGCAGTGCACTCGAATTCTCCCGCACAGAGGTTGAAACAAAGCCACAAGGCCTTATGCCCTTTCTAGGAATTGGGGGCGGTTATACAGGCTATGAAAACGCAAATTCAGCAGAAGGGGTTCCTGCGAACTTAAAACTCTTAGGTTCCTATTACCTCCCAGGTTCGAATGTCGTTTTAGACCTGGGTTATGGCGTGAACAATCAACAATATAGTCAGTCATCAGGGACGTCCTTGGACACTTCACAGACAAGTGGCGTCTTAGAGTTTGCTGCTCGTTATCGCTGGGATAGCAAATGGCAGGCAGGTATCGTTGCGAACCAAATTTATGAGCAGGGACCAGAACTTTCTGCCGATCAAGCCGATGCTCACTTTGTGGGTTTGCAAGCGCTACGTGAATTCAATATGACACCGAGTTGGTTAGCTCGTGTGGGTGCCCGCGCCATGACTTTGACAAATAATACAGACGGAAACGTTATGATGTATATGATCGACTTACAGATGGGCTGGAATCCCAATGCCTATGCCACTTCCGTTCGTCAAACATCTTACAATCCAAATGACGAGTTTGATAACATGGCAATGAACGACGAAAGTGCTGAATATGCTCGTCCAGTTGCGGGAGTGACTCCGGGATCTGCATTTGCTAATGAAGTGACTCTAACAAGCCTTATTCCAAGTGATAGCAATATCGAATTTAGAACGTCACAGGCATCGATTTCCAGTGCAGACGAAAAACGTCTTGCGGAAATCGCAAAGGTTCTAGCAGATAATAAAGATCTTTATGACCGCGTCGAAGTCCGTGGTTATGCGGATGCCACAGGTCCTGCCGAGTTCAATCAACATCTTTCTCAAGAAAGAGCGAACAAGGTGACCAGTGTCCTTCGTCAAAACGGCCTTTCTGCGGCTGAAGTTATTTCTGTCGGTAAAGGGGCCTCAGACACTTCCGGCATACTCTCTCAGGATCGTAGAGCAGAGCTGGTTTTTGTAGGCGTTAAAAACGAAGAGAAACTTAGAGAAGCTCTCTCAACTGTTGAATAA
- a CDS encoding hypothetical protein (COG3668 Plasmid stabilization system protein) encodes MKQQHSEKSKNSKMNQKERRMASHVEESEKDQGRDEKRASAIGWATAQKHANKREEGREASSGKHASKKGKSAHKKTLH; translated from the coding sequence ATGAAACAACAGCATTCTGAAAAATCCAAAAACTCAAAAATGAATCAAAAGGAAAGAAGAATGGCTTCTCACGTTGAAGAGAGCGAAAAAGATCAAGGGCGGGACGAAAAAAGAGCCTCTGCGATTGGATGGGCCACAGCTCAGAAGCATGCTAATAAGCGAGAGGAAGGTCGCGAAGCCTCCTCTGGTAAACATGCTTCTAAAAAAGGTAAAAGTGCTCATAAAAAAACTTTGCATTAG
- a CDS encoding peptidase M23B (COG0739 Membrane proteins related to metalloendopeptidases), with protein MKKIIAISVTATLAVAVGIGSFYFSSESDDFSISEGNAPIVVQKEPIEVRYPHVMPSKSSLSVELSRLGMDHRDIHEVVQVAKPFRDLARILPGTRFNIIKDEVTSMVSSIRFRFSPVEVLQLTKADEQWTAEKIEKPVDTRVVTYMGTVKTNLWESAREAEMNPSLIAELSEIFAWQVDFAREVRVNDKWRLSVEQAVVDGEVVGLGTILSAEYVNSGQVYTAVLFRKGVEKLGYFAPDGSSLRRMFLKSPIQYARISSRFQKNRFHPVLNTNRPHLGVDYAAPVGTPIRVVGDGVVTFAGWSGGGGNVIKIRHNSVYETAYKHLSRISGGIRKGAKVQQGQTIGFVGSTGLSTGPHLHFEFFVSGRFVDPLGHKFPNAAPVENSQLAEFLEVQKDFLAHLPDWNAETL; from the coding sequence ATGAAGAAAATTATCGCTATCAGTGTAACAGCAACTCTTGCAGTGGCTGTGGGAATCGGCAGCTTTTACTTTTCATCGGAGTCCGATGATTTTTCTATATCTGAAGGTAATGCTCCCATCGTTGTACAAAAGGAACCCATTGAGGTTCGTTATCCCCATGTGATGCCATCGAAGTCGTCGTTGTCAGTTGAGCTCTCCCGCTTAGGGATGGATCATCGCGATATTCATGAGGTCGTTCAAGTGGCGAAGCCCTTTCGAGATCTGGCACGCATTCTGCCAGGGACTCGTTTTAATATTATAAAAGATGAAGTGACTTCTATGGTTTCATCCATTCGCTTTCGCTTTTCTCCAGTTGAGGTATTGCAACTGACGAAGGCTGATGAGCAGTGGACGGCTGAAAAAATTGAGAAGCCTGTTGATACTCGAGTTGTCACTTATATGGGCACTGTAAAAACAAATCTTTGGGAATCGGCTCGAGAAGCTGAAATGAATCCATCTTTGATCGCGGAGCTTTCAGAGATTTTTGCATGGCAGGTGGATTTCGCTCGAGAAGTGCGTGTGAATGACAAATGGCGCCTTTCTGTTGAACAAGCTGTTGTTGATGGTGAAGTTGTTGGTCTTGGAACGATTCTATCAGCGGAGTATGTTAACAGCGGACAGGTTTATACAGCAGTGCTTTTCCGAAAAGGTGTAGAGAAGCTAGGATACTTTGCGCCGGATGGTTCCAGTTTGCGTCGCATGTTTCTTAAAAGTCCGATTCAATACGCTCGTATCAGTTCTCGATTTCAAAAAAATAGATTTCATCCGGTCTTAAATACTAATCGTCCCCACCTAGGAGTGGACTATGCGGCTCCGGTGGGTACACCTATCCGCGTAGTGGGCGATGGCGTAGTTACTTTTGCGGGTTGGAGTGGCGGTGGCGGTAATGTCATTAAGATACGCCACAACTCCGTATACGAGACAGCTTATAAACATTTAAGCCGTATCAGTGGTGGGATTAGGAAAGGTGCTAAAGTTCAACAAGGCCAAACAATAGGCTTTGTTGGATCTACTGGACTTTCCACGGGGCCGCACTTGCACTTTGAGTTTTTCGTTTCAGGGCGTTTCGTGGATCCATTGGGGCATAAATTCCCTAACGCGGCTCCGGTCGAGAACAGCCAACTGGCAGAGTTCTTAGAGGTTCAGAAGGACTTCTTAGCCCATCTTCCAGATTGGAATGCCGAGACACTGTAA
- a CDS encoding hypothetical protein (COG3247 Uncharacterized conserved protein), with amino-acid sequence MRRTSNVSIFLGAAYLILGIIALMFAGATTLASVLVLAAVFLVAGVVEIVYAIQGRKEGALWPHLGLGALALVCSFLIFRNPIENTMGLTLIISFLLIAAGLTRVIGSSVERPVGWGWLATSGVISIILGGMILFTFPASAIWTIGTFVGVDLIATGATLIGLGTSIKRFQKNLSSSRVQRGDNQERVQRPLSRERPDRDSDTLSR; translated from the coding sequence GTGCGTCGAACATCCAACGTTTCAATTTTTTTAGGAGCAGCGTATTTAATTCTTGGGATCATTGCATTAATGTTTGCGGGTGCAACTACTTTGGCTTCCGTTCTAGTTTTAGCAGCCGTCTTCTTAGTTGCGGGGGTTGTCGAGATTGTCTATGCCATTCAAGGGAGAAAAGAAGGGGCGCTCTGGCCTCATTTGGGCTTAGGGGCATTGGCTCTTGTCTGTAGTTTTCTTATATTTCGAAACCCAATTGAAAACACAATGGGACTCACTCTTATTATTAGCTTCTTACTGATTGCAGCAGGACTTACGCGCGTCATTGGTTCCTCGGTTGAGCGACCTGTCGGGTGGGGCTGGCTTGCGACCAGTGGAGTGATATCTATTATTCTTGGAGGAATGATTTTGTTTACATTCCCCGCGTCAGCAATCTGGACCATAGGAACCTTTGTGGGTGTGGATCTTATCGCTACAGGCGCGACACTCATTGGCTTAGGAACATCCATCAAAAGATTTCAAAAGAATCTGTCCTCCTCGCGAGTGCAGAGGGGAGATAATCAAGAACGTGTTCAGCGCCCCCTTTCACGAGAGCGCCCAGATCGGGACTCCGATACATTATCACGTTAA
- a CDS encoding hypothetical protein (COG0325 Predicted enzyme with a TIM-barrel fold), whose translation MQPSILENIHQSYKKVLSDIQASCISAQRDPNDVKLMLVSKTVPTEIIQASFDWGHRLFGENKIQELVQKKKDMAPTPIDFHFIGHLQTNKVKECIRYASAIDSVDRMNLVEELDRRLQAEGKSMDILVQVNTSGEESKYGVAPELAMELVRQISKYDTLNIKGLMTLALFSSEAEKVRHCFKVLRELRDNIKNEGIPRVAMDELSMGMSSDYKIAIEEGSTILRVGTAIYGARATPDSYYWPESKG comes from the coding sequence ATGCAACCATCAATTCTAGAAAATATTCACCAGAGCTATAAAAAAGTTCTTTCTGATATTCAGGCAAGTTGCATCAGTGCTCAGCGCGATCCCAATGACGTAAAATTAATGTTAGTTTCCAAAACGGTTCCGACTGAAATTATCCAAGCAAGCTTTGATTGGGGACATCGGCTATTTGGTGAAAATAAAATTCAAGAGCTTGTTCAAAAGAAAAAAGACATGGCACCGACTCCCATTGATTTTCACTTCATCGGTCATCTACAGACGAATAAAGTGAAAGAGTGCATTCGTTATGCTTCGGCCATTGATTCGGTTGATCGAATGAATCTTGTCGAAGAGTTAGATCGTCGCCTGCAAGCAGAAGGCAAATCCATGGACATTCTAGTTCAGGTGAATACTTCGGGTGAAGAGAGTAAGTACGGCGTTGCTCCTGAACTAGCAATGGAGCTGGTAAGGCAAATTTCTAAATATGACACTTTAAATATCAAAGGTCTTATGACGCTCGCACTTTTTTCAAGCGAAGCAGAAAAGGTTCGTCATTGCTTTAAAGTTCTTCGTGAGTTGCGTGACAATATCAAAAACGAAGGCATACCTCGGGTGGCAATGGATGAGCTCTCTATGGGAATGTCTTCTGATTATAAGATTGCTATCGAAGAAGGATCTACAATCTTAAGAGTTGGCACCGCTATTTACGGTGCCAGAGCAACTCCAGATTCTTACTATTGGCCTGAATCTAAAGGTTAG
- a CDS encoding ABC-type transporter, ATPase component (COG0488 ATPase components of ABC transporters with duplicated ATPase domains): MNGSNSYISAQSLSYFLPEGTSLFKDIHLTISPQTKYGLVGNNGVGKSTLARLLAGELTASSGHIIRTSDCTYLPQHESRSATTVAANLENLWESGILSEPWWQTLLKDIELETPISDLSGGQWTRVRILKALSAESGILILDEPTNNLDSENREIIYNFIRDFSGSLVVISHDKTLLQRVDIILELSPVGLTTYGGNYDFYKEESFKKQQLLVNAISSAKKEKKKAEKDLHEQIQRQEKRNRAGQAKAAKGDLPKILLGRRKDNAQKSSGNIKSKGDDAMILRQNRINDLLLKHNQSPSLLLHLPESYIPAGKSVFETDQFNIILTNSIQPLWDSSLSFHMQGSQHIAVRGKNGKGKSTLLKEILGKPADYVKERTGTLKQVSLPFALLDQDYSNLDPQKTVLENIQNKSTKDIVDLRNALALFQFFGEKVNMEVRHLSGGEKMKASLAQVLLQDPTPQLIVLDEPTNNLDIESTDILISALRSFEGGLIVISHDEAFLEEIRIDQEIILN, translated from the coding sequence GTGAACGGTTCCAATTCTTATATTAGCGCTCAATCTCTGTCCTACTTTTTACCAGAAGGCACATCACTCTTTAAAGATATCCATCTCACGATCTCACCTCAAACCAAGTACGGCTTGGTCGGCAACAATGGTGTTGGAAAGTCCACCCTTGCCCGCCTCTTAGCTGGAGAGCTGACGGCAAGTAGCGGTCATATCATTCGCACATCAGATTGTACCTACCTGCCCCAACATGAAAGTCGAAGCGCGACCACGGTAGCTGCTAACCTAGAGAATCTTTGGGAAAGTGGAATTCTCTCAGAGCCATGGTGGCAAACCTTATTGAAAGATATCGAGCTGGAGACCCCAATAAGCGATCTCAGTGGTGGCCAATGGACGAGAGTGCGTATCCTTAAAGCACTGAGCGCAGAAAGCGGTATCTTGATATTGGATGAACCCACAAACAATCTCGACTCGGAAAATCGGGAAATTATCTATAACTTTATTCGCGACTTTAGCGGCTCGCTTGTAGTTATTAGTCACGATAAGACTCTACTTCAAAGAGTCGATATAATTCTGGAATTATCTCCTGTGGGATTAACAACCTATGGCGGAAATTATGATTTCTATAAAGAAGAGAGTTTCAAAAAACAGCAACTTCTCGTGAATGCGATTTCTAGCGCTAAAAAGGAAAAGAAAAAGGCAGAAAAAGATCTTCATGAGCAGATTCAGAGACAAGAAAAAAGAAACCGAGCGGGGCAAGCAAAGGCTGCAAAAGGAGATCTTCCTAAAATTCTCTTAGGTCGTCGAAAAGATAATGCGCAAAAGTCTTCCGGAAATATTAAATCAAAAGGCGATGATGCTATGATTCTTCGTCAAAATAGAATTAATGATTTGCTCCTGAAGCACAATCAATCCCCCTCATTATTGCTTCACTTACCGGAGTCATATATTCCAGCGGGGAAATCTGTTTTTGAAACAGATCAGTTTAATATTATTCTAACGAACTCTATTCAACCACTCTGGGACTCTTCACTTTCTTTTCACATGCAAGGCTCTCAACATATCGCTGTGAGGGGAAAGAACGGGAAAGGTAAATCAACGCTTTTAAAAGAAATTTTGGGAAAACCAGCAGACTACGTAAAAGAAAGAACTGGAACTCTCAAGCAAGTCTCTCTTCCTTTTGCATTGCTAGATCAAGACTATTCAAATCTTGATCCTCAAAAAACCGTACTTGAGAATATTCAAAATAAATCCACTAAAGATATCGTTGATCTTCGTAATGCACTCGCCCTGTTTCAATTTTTCGGTGAGAAAGTAAATATGGAAGTTCGGCATTTAAGTGGTGGCGAGAAAATGAAGGCAAGTCTTGCGCAAGTGCTTCTCCAAGACCCTACTCCGCAGCTTATTGTCTTGGACGAACCCACTAATAATTTGGATATTGAAAGCACCGATATCTTAATTTCCGCTCTGCGATCTTTTGAAGGCGGCCTCATCGTAATTTCCCATGATGAGGCATTCTTGGAGGAGATTCGTATCGATCAAGAAATAATACTGAACTAA
- a CDS encoding Ferritin and Dps (COG0783 DNA-binding ferritin-like protein (oxidative damage protectant)): protein MTKINIGISEENRRKIADGLSRVLADSYTLYLQTHNFHWNVTGPQFQTLHLMFEQQYTELAGAVDLIAERIRALGFPAPGTYAEFAKLSSVKEVSGVPDANQMIRILIEGQETVTRTAREIFPIVDDAHDEPTADLLTQRMHVHEKTAWMLRSMLE, encoded by the coding sequence ATGACGAAAATCAATATTGGAATTTCAGAAGAAAATAGACGCAAAATTGCCGATGGCCTTTCAAGAGTTCTAGCTGATAGCTATACGCTTTATCTTCAAACACACAACTTTCATTGGAATGTCACTGGTCCTCAATTCCAAACACTGCACTTAATGTTTGAACAACAATATACAGAGCTTGCGGGAGCCGTAGATCTCATCGCTGAAAGAATTCGCGCCTTGGGCTTCCCCGCTCCAGGTACCTATGCAGAGTTTGCAAAGCTTTCATCCGTGAAAGAAGTTTCAGGCGTTCCTGATGCAAACCAAATGATTCGTATTCTGATCGAAGGACAAGAAACTGTAACTAGAACAGCTCGAGAAATATTCCCTATTGTTGATGATGCTCATGATGAGCCAACAGCGGACTTACTCACCCAGCGTATGCACGTGCATGAAAAAACAGCATGGATGCTAAGAAGTATGTTGGAGTAA
- a CDS encoding alpha-beta hydrolase superfamily esterase (COG1752 Predicted esterase of the alpha-beta hydrolase superfamily) yields MKLEHPIAFVFSGGSSLGALHVGMLKATQEFGIQPDFLVGSSVGALNAAWMGADYSAAQIKILEDFWESLHTRDIFQDISLRSFLAFMRGSSGSVSSLKGLEKIIFQRFPPLFSNLKIPTHVMVSDLTSGSPIDFEEGDLRLSLLASTAIPGIFPSVKMGERELADGSLTAHLPLQRALALGAKTILIFDSSYPCKLQKIPSHYIPKLLYMLTIMIQQQARCTVSLSKEKGASLIYLPVPCPISVMPHDFSQSKFLIEKTYGLTKEFLKKHENFAGGYIGGPHIHHSS; encoded by the coding sequence ATGAAGCTCGAACATCCGATCGCATTTGTTTTTTCTGGAGGATCAAGCCTTGGGGCCCTCCATGTCGGAATGCTGAAGGCCACTCAGGAGTTCGGAATTCAACCTGATTTCCTTGTCGGCTCCTCTGTTGGAGCGTTGAATGCCGCATGGATGGGAGCTGACTATAGTGCTGCACAAATAAAGATCCTAGAAGATTTTTGGGAAAGTCTTCATACTAGAGACATATTTCAAGATATTTCATTAAGATCATTTTTGGCGTTTATGCGAGGATCTAGCGGCTCGGTATCCTCTCTAAAAGGCCTAGAGAAAATTATATTCCAGAGATTCCCACCTTTATTTTCAAATCTTAAAATTCCAACTCACGTCATGGTCTCTGACTTAACAAGTGGAAGCCCTATAGACTTTGAAGAAGGAGATCTGCGCTTAAGTTTGCTTGCAAGCACTGCCATCCCCGGTATCTTTCCATCTGTTAAGATGGGAGAGCGCGAGCTTGCCGATGGCTCTCTCACAGCTCACCTTCCCTTACAAAGAGCTCTCGCTCTCGGTGCAAAAACAATTCTGATCTTCGACAGCAGTTACCCTTGCAAACTACAAAAAATTCCTTCCCACTACATTCCCAAACTTCTTTATATGTTGACCATAATGATTCAACAACAAGCTCGTTGTACAGTCAGTCTGAGTAAAGAAAAGGGGGCCTCGCTCATCTATCTCCCTGTTCCCTGCCCGATCAGTGTTATGCCCCATGATTTTTCCCAATCGAAGTTCCTTATCGAGAAAACCTATGGGTTAACAAAAGAGTTCTTGAAGAAACATGAAAACTTCGCCGGTGGATATATCGGTGGCCCCCATATTCACCACTCGTCATAA